The Athene noctua chromosome 3, bAthNoc1.hap1.1, whole genome shotgun sequence genome includes a region encoding these proteins:
- the TEF gene encoding thyrotroph embryonic factor isoform X1: MPGRAAHQEAAAAGGPEPTAAGGSAGAAAQQEQRGLAGAFPLVLKKLMENPPREARLDKEKEKIKLEEDEAAAASTMAVSASLMPPIWDKTIPYDGESFHLEYMDLDEFLLENGIPSSPTHLDLNRNPLLPVAELEGKESASASTGSPASSSSTAVYQQSEAASSTESPPQNERNTPSPIDPDCVEVEVNFNPDPADLVLSSVPGGELFNPRKHKFTEEDLKPQPMIKKAKKVFVPDEQKDEKYWTRRKKNNVAAKRSRDARRLKENQITIRAAFLEKENTALRTEVAELRKEVGRCKNIVSKYETRYGPFDLSDSE, from the exons atgcccggccgcgccgcgcaccaggaggcggcggcggcgggaggaccAGAGCCCACTGCAGccggggggagcgcgggggccgCCGCGCAGCAGGAGCAGCGGGGCCTGGCGGGTGCCTTCCCGCTGGTGCTGAAGAAACTGATGGAGAACCCGCCGCGGGAAGCGCGCCTGG ataaagagaaagagaagataaagcttgaggaagatgaggcagcagctgccagcactaTGGCAGTCTCGGCTTCCCTTATGCCACCCATTTGGGACAAAACTATTCCTTATGATGGCGAGTCTTTCCACCTGGAGTACATGGATCTGGATGAGTTCCTGCTGGAGAATGGGATTCCTTCCAGCCCTACTCACCTGGATTTGAACCGGAATCCACTCTTGCCTGTGGCTGAGTTGGAAGGAAAGGAGTCTGCCAGTGCTTCCACTGGTTCTCCTGCATCATCCTCTTCCACTGCAGTTTATCAGCAATCAGAAGCAGCCTCCAGCACAG AGTCCCCACCACAAAATGAGAGAAATACTCCTAGTCCCATTGATCCTGACTGCGTAGAAGTTGAGGTGAATTTTAACCCTGACCCTGCTGATTTAGTGCTGTCCAGTGTGCCTGGAGGTGAGCTCTTCAATCCTCGCAAGCACAAGTTTACTGAAGAGGACCTGAAACCACAACCAATGATTAAAAAAGCCAAGAAGGTTTTTGTCCCAGATGAGCAAAAG GATGAAAAATACTGGACAAGGCGAAAGAAGAACAATGTGGCAGCAAAGCGTTCCCGTGACGCTCGGCGATTAAAGGAAAATCAGATCACAATTCGGGCAGCCTTTCTTGAGAAAGAGAATACAGCCCTGAGGACGGAGGTTGCAGAGCTGCGCAAGGAAGTGGGACGATGCAAGAACATTGTTTCTAAATACGAGACCAGATACGGACCCTT TGACTTATCTGATTCCGAGTGA